From Anopheles arabiensis isolate DONGOLA chromosome 3, AaraD3, whole genome shotgun sequence, a single genomic window includes:
- the LOC120905028 gene encoding RING finger protein vilya-like, giving the protein MSTQQWIHCNLCNAQMANKDTKYYHLSCLDVLCRTCMGKTNRGTTCPVCNNSLRHFTELGSAMGRKEKMLYHSFPVGLYQMSYQTLLFQHKQRKRLVESILKTRESLKRLDELESEIKNQVMQTQRKYKNLRNHRRSLQENMRQTVSSGGGESSNAPVSSMCSQTLGTIPQRRMSTLTPSVCPPNVNSCPPERRYSVDSFNLANSVKMSQAKSANSTFNVSNITKMSQASSQNDSGISMSTMSSTFGSGGSSFSAKNTPATVVSPIRAHRIPARRMSVAAGVVQNSATPLPPQRRNSTATFKQILGVRRPQDNSSSSTGDTR; this is encoded by the coding sequence ATGTCCACCCAGCAATGGATTCACTGCAACCTGTGCAACGCCCAGATGGCGAATAAAGACACAAAGTACTACCATCTATCCTGCCTGGACGTGCTGTGCCGCACGTGTATGGGGAAAACAAACCGTGGCACTACCTGTCCCGTATGCAACAACTCTCTGCGGCACTTTACCGAGCTGGGCAGTGCAATGGGCAGGAAGGAAAAGATGCTGTACCACTCGTTTCCGGTCGGGCTGTATCAGATGTCCTACCAAACATTGCTCTTCCAGCACAAGCAACGCAAGCGGCTGGTTGAATCAATATTGAAGACACGCGAATCACTGAAGCGGCTGGATGAGCTCGAGTCCGAAATCAAAAACCAAGTCATGCAAACCCAACGAAAGTACAAGAATCTGCGGAACCATCGACGCAGTCTTCAAGAAAACATGCGTCAAACGGTGAGCTCCGGTGGAGGCGAGAGTAGTAACGCTCCAGTAAGCTCCATGTGCTCCCAGACATTGGGAACGATCCCGCAGCGAAGGATGTCCACGCTCACTCCGTCGGTCTGTCCGCCGAACGTGAACTCCTGCCCACCTGAGCGAAGATATTCGGTCGATTCCTTCAATTTGGCAAACAGTGTGAAGATGTCGCAGGCAAAGTCGGCGAACAGTACGTTTAATGTATCAAACATTACAAAGATGTCGCAGGCAAGCTCACAGAATGATTCTGGCATCAGTATGAGCACAATGTCCAGTACTTTTGGCAGCGGTGGAAGCTCGTTTTCTGCCAAGAATACACCAGCGACTGTGGTTTCTCCGATCAGAGCGCACCGAATTCCCGCGAGACGCATGTCGGTGGCAGCTGGTGTAGTCCAAAACTCTGCTACACCTCTTCCACCGCAGAGAAGAAATTCGACGGCTACGTTTAAGCAGA